A genome region from Arthrobacter sp. SLBN-100 includes the following:
- a CDS encoding zinc-dependent alcohol dehydrogenase family protein, producing the protein MQAWWVEKPGPITDGPLRSGNRPDPSPGSHEILLAVRVCGVCRTDLHLAEGDLQPRGPARIPGHEVVGEVIALGPGSTRFSLGERVGAAWLARTCRSCRFCLRGDENLCLRPLFNGWHVDGGYAEMMTVNEDYAYRIPAVFTDEEAAPLLCAGIIGYRALRRSELPPGGNLGIYGFGGSAHLTAQMAKFQGAKVHVMTRSRAAQSLALELGATFAGGVEDSPPVPLDAAILFAPAGELVPVALRALDRGGTLAVAGIHLSDIPALNYQEDLFQERQLRSVTANTRADGEEFLALAAKIPLRPTTVPYPWDRADQALLDLSRDRFAGAAVLVRPGVAT; encoded by the coding sequence ATGCAGGCATGGTGGGTGGAGAAGCCGGGGCCCATCACTGACGGGCCGCTGCGCTCAGGTAATCGTCCGGATCCATCTCCTGGCTCCCACGAGATCCTTCTGGCGGTGCGCGTCTGCGGTGTCTGCCGCACCGATCTTCATCTTGCCGAGGGAGACCTCCAGCCGCGCGGCCCCGCCAGGATACCGGGACACGAGGTCGTCGGGGAGGTCATTGCGTTGGGGCCCGGGAGCACCCGGTTCAGCTTGGGTGAACGTGTGGGAGCAGCCTGGCTCGCCCGGACATGCCGTTCCTGCCGTTTTTGCCTTCGCGGGGATGAGAATCTTTGCCTCCGGCCGCTCTTTAACGGCTGGCATGTCGACGGCGGTTACGCGGAGATGATGACGGTCAACGAGGATTATGCCTACCGGATTCCTGCTGTCTTCACGGATGAAGAGGCAGCACCGCTGCTGTGCGCGGGCATCATCGGATATCGTGCTCTTCGGCGCTCAGAACTGCCGCCGGGCGGAAACCTGGGTATCTACGGGTTCGGCGGCTCCGCCCACCTGACAGCGCAGATGGCCAAGTTCCAGGGCGCGAAGGTGCACGTCATGACCCGTTCACGCGCAGCGCAGTCGCTGGCCCTGGAGCTCGGAGCGACATTTGCCGGAGGCGTTGAGGACAGCCCGCCCGTGCCCTTGGATGCGGCCATCCTGTTTGCGCCCGCGGGTGAACTGGTACCCGTTGCCCTGCGGGCCCTTGACCGGGGAGGAACCCTGGCCGTAGCAGGGATCCACTTGAGCGACATCCCGGCTTTGAATTACCAGGAGGATCTCTTCCAGGAACGGCAGCTGCGCAGCGTGACAGCCAACACGCGGGCTGATGGGGAGGAGTTCCTGGCGCTGGCCGCAAAAATCCCCTTGCGGCCCACCACAGTCCCATACCCCTGGGACAGGGCAGACCAGGCGTTGCTGGACCTCTCACGTGATCGTTTTGCCGGCGCTGCAGTACTGGTACGCCCCGGCGTCGCGACCTAA
- the ppsA gene encoding phosphoenolpyruvate synthase: protein MDARTMMTDVHVRWFDEVGMEDVPAVGGKNASLGELTRSLLSAGVRVPEGFATTASAYRAFIAENGLEPGIRAAIDGYREGHLGLRNAGEKIRELILEGEFPPDIAAGIREHYRALSARTGQERVSVAVRSSATAEDLPDASFAGQQETFLNVAGERGLMDACRRCYASLFTDRAISYREIKGFDHLQVALSVGVQRMVRSDIGASGVMFSIDTESGFPRSVLISAAWGLGETVVQGSINPDKYQVFKPLLSSNGFEPIIEKTLGSKERKMVYNQGGHARTRTITTTDQERRSFVLADADILALARWAVAVENHYGRPMDMEWAKDGSTGELFLVQARPETVQAQRSSSAFRVYHLQETGKVLASGAAIGESIAQGTACVVRDAQDIDDFRDGAILVTRMTDPDWVPIMKRAAGIVTDHGGPTSHAAIVSRELGVPAVVGTGNATSVIGDGTAITLSCAGGEEGNVYEGTLGFDVEEVDIGALPATRTAVMVNIASPAAAFRWWRLPAAGVGLARMEFIISNLIRIHPMALVRPDLVKDPGEADLIRELTYGYVDLEEYFVEVLARGIGKIAAPYHPHPVIVRLSDFKSNEYAHLIGGRSFEVPEENPMLGFRGASRYYHERYRDGFALECRAVKRVRDLLGFSNLIVMVPFCRTPHEADQVISVMADNGLVRGEAGLQIYVMCEIPSNVILASEFAQRFDGFSIGSNDLTQLVLGVDRDSELLGGLFDERDEAVTTMIGQVIEKAHAAGVKIGICGQGPSNHADFAEFLVRRGIDSISLNPDTFLRTVPIIAAAENLRR from the coding sequence ATGGATGCAAGAACGATGATGACTGACGTTCACGTGCGGTGGTTCGACGAGGTGGGGATGGAGGATGTTCCCGCTGTGGGCGGCAAGAATGCATCGCTGGGCGAGCTTACCCGTTCCCTGCTTTCCGCCGGCGTGCGCGTGCCCGAAGGCTTCGCCACCACGGCCAGCGCGTACCGGGCCTTCATTGCCGAGAACGGACTCGAACCCGGCATCAGGGCCGCCATCGACGGATACCGTGAGGGTCACCTCGGCCTGCGTAACGCCGGTGAGAAGATCCGGGAGCTCATTCTCGAAGGTGAGTTCCCGCCGGACATCGCCGCCGGTATCCGCGAACATTACCGGGCGCTGTCGGCACGCACCGGGCAGGAGCGGGTTTCCGTTGCCGTCCGCAGCAGCGCCACCGCCGAGGACCTTCCGGACGCGAGCTTTGCCGGACAACAGGAGACTTTCCTCAACGTGGCCGGAGAGCGGGGACTGATGGACGCCTGCAGGCGTTGTTACGCCTCGTTGTTCACCGACCGCGCCATCAGTTACCGGGAAATCAAGGGATTCGACCACCTGCAGGTTGCCCTGTCCGTCGGCGTACAGAGGATGGTGCGCTCGGATATCGGCGCCTCCGGGGTCATGTTCTCCATCGACACGGAATCAGGTTTCCCCAGGAGCGTGCTGATCAGCGCCGCCTGGGGGCTCGGGGAGACCGTGGTCCAAGGCAGCATCAACCCCGATAAGTACCAGGTGTTCAAGCCCCTGCTCTCATCCAATGGCTTTGAACCCATCATCGAAAAGACCCTCGGGTCCAAGGAACGCAAAATGGTCTACAACCAGGGCGGCCACGCGCGGACCCGGACCATCACTACAACCGACCAGGAGCGCCGTTCCTTCGTTCTGGCGGACGCTGACATCCTGGCCCTCGCCCGTTGGGCAGTGGCCGTGGAGAACCACTACGGCCGGCCCATGGACATGGAATGGGCTAAGGACGGGTCAACCGGCGAGCTCTTCCTGGTTCAGGCGAGGCCTGAGACCGTTCAGGCGCAGCGCAGCAGCTCCGCCTTCCGCGTGTACCACCTCCAGGAGACAGGCAAGGTTCTGGCATCCGGCGCCGCCATTGGTGAATCGATTGCCCAGGGGACCGCGTGTGTCGTCCGGGACGCACAGGACATCGACGATTTCCGGGACGGGGCCATCCTTGTCACCCGGATGACCGATCCGGACTGGGTACCCATCATGAAGCGGGCAGCCGGGATCGTCACGGACCACGGCGGTCCGACAAGCCACGCCGCGATCGTCAGCAGGGAACTCGGGGTGCCTGCCGTGGTGGGAACCGGCAACGCGACCTCCGTGATTGGGGACGGGACGGCGATCACGCTTTCATGCGCTGGCGGCGAAGAAGGCAACGTCTACGAGGGGACGTTGGGGTTCGACGTCGAAGAAGTGGACATCGGTGCGCTCCCGGCCACGCGGACTGCGGTGATGGTCAATATAGCCAGCCCGGCGGCGGCGTTCCGCTGGTGGCGCCTCCCGGCGGCCGGGGTGGGGCTGGCGCGGATGGAATTCATCATCAGCAACCTCATCCGCATCCACCCGATGGCCCTGGTCCGTCCGGATCTGGTGAAGGACCCCGGCGAAGCTGACCTGATCCGGGAACTCACCTATGGGTACGTGGACCTGGAGGAATACTTTGTCGAGGTCCTCGCCAGGGGAATCGGGAAGATCGCCGCGCCGTACCATCCGCACCCGGTCATCGTGCGCTTGAGCGACTTCAAGAGCAACGAGTACGCCCACCTGATCGGGGGCCGCTCCTTCGAGGTGCCGGAGGAGAATCCGATGCTGGGGTTCCGCGGAGCCTCCCGCTACTACCACGAACGATACCGGGACGGGTTTGCCCTGGAGTGCCGTGCCGTGAAACGGGTGCGTGACCTGCTTGGTTTCTCAAATCTCATTGTCATGGTTCCGTTTTGCCGGACGCCGCACGAGGCGGACCAGGTCATCAGCGTCATGGCGGACAACGGCCTGGTCCGCGGGGAGGCAGGACTGCAGATCTATGTCATGTGCGAAATTCCCTCCAACGTCATCCTTGCCTCCGAGTTTGCGCAGCGCTTCGACGGGTTCTCCATCGGTTCCAATGACCTGACCCAGCTTGTGCTGGGCGTGGACAGGGATTCGGAGCTGCTGGGCGGCCTTTTTGACGAGCGGGACGAGGCGGTCACGACGATGATCGGCCAGGTTATCGAAAAGGCCCATGCCGCCGGCGTGAAAATTGGCATCTGTGGCCAAGGGCCCAGCAACCACGCAGACTTTGCGGAGTTCCTGGTGCGGCGAGGCATCGACTCCATTTCCCTCAACCCGGATACCTTCCTCAGGACTGTTCCGATCATCGCCGCTGCCGAGAATCTCCGCCGGTGA
- a CDS encoding HAD-IC family P-type ATPase: MLSGAGSPAGTGLSAADVRERTLAGLSNEAPDDQTRSLWLIIRANVFTLFNAIVGGCFILLLFLGQWRDALFGFAALSNAIIGVAQEYRAKRLLDRLAVLNAPRARALREGLVREIAVADVVRDDIVVLQAGDQVVADAVVLQGDGLELDESLLTGESEPVAKVRGSEVLSGATVMGGQGTVLVTRVGPDSYARRLTAEAKRFSLVNSEIRNGIGRVLRFITWALLPVMAIVVNGQMQAQGGWNQALATGAWRGALVGATGGIIAMIPLGLLLMSSVAFAIGGVRLARQNVLVQELAAVEGLARVDVLCIDKTGTLTEGRMVFDAVHALAAPSPAGWEEALGWFGNDPHANSTARCLAGNFPGLAGQDPAVVVPFSSARKWSAAAFEEPHPAAGTWILGAPELLLGPDDAGAAVKAASAELSRKGLRTLLLAHAWQVMNKDAAGREELPRMLNAVVLLTFREKVRPDAARTLSFFRQQGVVLKVLSGDDHRTVAAVAREVGLNAGSGYDARLLPSDPDKLAEILNAYSIFGRVTPQQKKEMVHALQRSGHTVAMTGDGVNDALALKEADLGIAMDSAAPATKAVARLVLLDGRFERLPAVLAEGRQVIANIERVSVLFLSKTTYALALSVTFGALMWNFPFLPRQLSVTDGITIGVPAFFLALMGNSRRYTPGFLKRSLAMAVPAGIIITLAVVAVELFSRAAGGFSAEASRTASVITLSLVALTVLGAVSRPLNLARLGIIAAMCLTLGLVLTIPALQEFLLLEWPPPPLAAASLLAAAGGMLAMELLRRAHARRFPAPDPSSSGGPFRR, from the coding sequence ATGCTTTCCGGGGCTGGCTCACCGGCAGGAACCGGCCTGTCAGCGGCTGACGTCCGGGAACGCACTCTCGCGGGGCTGTCCAATGAAGCCCCGGATGACCAGACCAGGAGCCTGTGGCTGATTATCCGCGCGAATGTTTTCACACTCTTCAACGCAATCGTGGGTGGCTGCTTCATCCTGCTCCTTTTTTTAGGGCAGTGGCGGGACGCACTCTTCGGCTTCGCCGCGCTGAGCAACGCCATCATCGGCGTGGCCCAGGAATACCGCGCAAAGAGACTGCTGGACAGGCTGGCGGTCCTTAACGCCCCCCGTGCCAGAGCCCTCCGCGAGGGCCTGGTCCGAGAAATTGCCGTGGCCGACGTGGTGCGCGACGACATCGTGGTACTCCAAGCGGGTGACCAGGTGGTTGCTGACGCTGTGGTTCTGCAGGGCGACGGCCTCGAACTGGACGAGTCGTTGCTGACGGGAGAGTCCGAACCGGTCGCCAAGGTCCGGGGGTCGGAAGTGCTGTCGGGGGCCACTGTCATGGGGGGCCAGGGGACGGTACTGGTAACCCGTGTAGGTCCGGACTCGTATGCACGGCGTCTGACCGCCGAAGCCAAGCGGTTTTCCTTGGTCAACTCCGAAATACGGAACGGGATAGGCCGCGTTCTGCGGTTCATCACCTGGGCGCTCCTTCCGGTGATGGCGATAGTGGTAAATGGGCAGATGCAGGCGCAAGGCGGCTGGAACCAGGCCCTGGCCACGGGCGCCTGGCGGGGTGCACTGGTTGGGGCTACCGGTGGCATCATTGCCATGATTCCGCTGGGACTTCTCCTGATGTCAAGCGTCGCCTTCGCCATCGGCGGGGTACGGCTGGCGCGCCAAAATGTGCTGGTACAGGAGTTGGCGGCGGTCGAGGGACTCGCGAGGGTGGATGTTCTCTGCATCGACAAAACAGGCACCTTGACGGAGGGCCGGATGGTCTTCGACGCCGTCCACGCCCTCGCAGCGCCTTCGCCCGCAGGTTGGGAGGAGGCCCTGGGCTGGTTCGGCAACGATCCCCATGCCAACTCCACCGCGAGGTGCCTGGCAGGCAATTTCCCTGGCCTCGCCGGCCAGGATCCCGCCGTCGTCGTTCCCTTCTCATCGGCCAGGAAGTGGAGTGCGGCAGCCTTCGAGGAGCCTCATCCAGCGGCCGGCACCTGGATTCTTGGCGCTCCGGAACTGTTGCTGGGGCCGGATGACGCCGGTGCAGCGGTCAAAGCCGCTTCCGCCGAGCTATCCCGGAAGGGCCTGCGGACACTGCTCCTGGCCCACGCCTGGCAGGTGATGAACAAGGACGCGGCAGGCCGGGAGGAACTGCCCCGAATGCTCAACGCCGTGGTGCTGCTGACCTTCCGCGAAAAGGTCCGCCCCGACGCCGCCCGGACTCTGTCCTTCTTTCGCCAACAGGGTGTCGTACTGAAGGTCCTCTCCGGCGACGACCATCGGACAGTCGCTGCGGTGGCACGGGAGGTGGGCCTTAACGCGGGTAGCGGCTACGATGCCCGGCTCCTGCCCTCAGACCCGGACAAGTTGGCTGAAATTCTCAACGCCTACTCCATATTCGGCCGCGTCACACCGCAACAGAAAAAAGAGATGGTCCACGCGCTGCAAAGAAGCGGCCACACCGTCGCCATGACAGGCGACGGCGTCAACGATGCCTTGGCACTGAAGGAAGCGGATCTCGGTATAGCGATGGATTCGGCTGCGCCCGCCACCAAGGCCGTGGCCCGGCTGGTCCTGCTGGACGGCCGGTTTGAGAGGCTTCCGGCTGTCCTCGCCGAAGGCCGCCAAGTGATTGCCAACATTGAACGGGTCTCGGTGCTGTTCCTGAGTAAGACAACATACGCACTGGCGCTGTCCGTGACATTTGGGGCGCTGATGTGGAACTTTCCGTTCCTTCCGCGCCAGCTCTCGGTTACGGACGGCATCACCATCGGCGTACCGGCCTTCTTCCTGGCACTGATGGGCAATTCGCGCCGCTACACCCCGGGCTTCCTGAAACGCTCGCTTGCCATGGCGGTCCCCGCTGGCATCATCATCACCTTGGCAGTGGTTGCAGTGGAGCTTTTCTCCCGCGCAGCCGGCGGATTCAGCGCCGAGGCCAGCCGGACGGCGTCGGTCATCACCCTGTCCCTCGTTGCCCTCACTGTGCTCGGGGCGGTGAGCCGGCCCCTTAACCTCGCGCGACTGGGGATCATTGCTGCGATGTGCCTGACGCTGGGCCTGGTGCTCACCATCCCGGCCCTCCAGGAGTTCCTCCTCCTCGAATGGCCCCCGCCCCCGCTGGCCGCGGCCTCGTTGCTCGCGGCAGCTGGGGGCATGCTAGCGATGGAGCTGCTGAGACGGGCGCATGCGCGGAGGTTTCCCGCCCCGGATCCATCTTCATCCGGCGGGCCTTTCCGCCGGTAG
- a CDS encoding ATP-dependent 6-phosphofructokinase: MTRLGILTSGGDCPGLNALIRGAVLSGIISHGYDFVGFRDGWRGVLVGDMMPLPRPAVRGIARLGGTMLGTSRTNPLKDGGVEAVRGSLQRLGVDGIIAVGGEGTLAAAKILSERGIKVIGVPKTIDNDLNATDFTFGFDTAVQTATEAIDRLRTTGESHHRCMIAEVMGRNAGWIALHAGMASGAHAILTPEQPVSLAQVVRWVESARDRGRAPLVVVAEAFVPEGQDAPYAPRGLDTFGRPRLGGIGLYLEQELQSLTGIETRATILGYIQRGGAPTAFDRILATRLGIAAVESAANNRWGTMVSLRGTDIVNVGFEAALGRLKTVPEERYREAAVLFG, translated from the coding sequence GTGACAAGACTTGGAATCCTCACCAGCGGCGGTGACTGCCCCGGGCTGAATGCCCTCATCCGCGGAGCAGTGCTGAGCGGCATAATTTCCCACGGGTACGACTTCGTCGGTTTCCGCGACGGCTGGCGGGGCGTACTCGTGGGGGACATGATGCCGCTGCCGCGGCCCGCCGTCCGGGGGATTGCACGACTTGGCGGCACCATGCTGGGCACCTCCCGGACCAATCCCCTGAAGGATGGGGGAGTCGAAGCCGTCCGAGGAAGTCTTCAGCGCCTCGGCGTCGACGGCATCATCGCCGTCGGGGGAGAGGGGACGCTGGCAGCTGCGAAGATCCTGTCAGAGCGCGGCATAAAAGTGATCGGCGTCCCGAAGACCATTGACAACGACCTGAACGCCACCGATTTTACCTTCGGCTTCGATACGGCGGTCCAGACCGCTACGGAGGCAATCGATCGGCTTCGCACCACAGGCGAATCCCATCACCGCTGCATGATCGCCGAGGTCATGGGCAGAAATGCCGGCTGGATCGCACTCCATGCCGGAATGGCGTCGGGTGCGCATGCCATTCTGACTCCCGAGCAACCGGTGTCGTTGGCGCAGGTCGTCCGCTGGGTCGAATCAGCCCGTGACCGGGGCCGGGCGCCCCTGGTGGTCGTCGCGGAAGCTTTCGTCCCCGAAGGGCAGGACGCGCCCTATGCCCCCAGGGGTCTGGATACGTTCGGCAGGCCTCGCCTCGGTGGCATCGGACTCTACCTTGAGCAGGAATTGCAGTCCCTGACGGGGATCGAAACCCGGGCAACCATCCTCGGATACATCCAGCGGGGCGGTGCCCCAACGGCGTTCGACAGGATCCTCGCCACCCGGCTGGGAATAGCAGCCGTTGAATCTGCCGCCAACAACCGCTGGGGAACCATGGTCTCCTTGCGGGGCACTGACATCGTGAACGTCGGGTTCGAAGCAGCGCTGGGAAGGCTCAAGACGGTGCCCGAGGAGCGGTACCGGGAGGCGGCGGTCCTGTTCGGGTGA
- a CDS encoding pyridoxamine 5'-phosphate oxidase family protein, whose product MSSASSGSQTEFLAPAECWGYLRASYIGRLAVINGNIPEIFPVNFMTVGQTLVIRTGPGTKLRALLKGGTAAFEADGMNAYSNKVWSVVVKGVPGPFQGDEADLEAAGPDREPWQQGLKEHLVQITPSEVSGRRFAVSPRTRWWPPQDFSADWL is encoded by the coding sequence ATGAGCAGCGCATCATCAGGGTCGCAAACGGAATTTCTTGCGCCGGCAGAATGCTGGGGCTATCTGAGAGCGTCGTACATCGGGCGGCTGGCTGTTATCAACGGCAATATTCCTGAGATTTTCCCGGTGAATTTCATGACTGTCGGGCAGACGCTGGTGATCCGCACCGGCCCCGGAACCAAACTGCGTGCCCTGCTCAAGGGCGGGACTGCGGCTTTTGAGGCAGATGGGATGAATGCCTACTCCAACAAGGTCTGGAGCGTGGTGGTAAAGGGAGTCCCCGGACCTTTCCAGGGAGACGAGGCAGACCTTGAGGCGGCCGGTCCCGACCGTGAGCCGTGGCAGCAGGGGCTCAAAGAGCATTTGGTGCAGATCACGCCGTCGGAGGTCAGCGGACGCAGGTTTGCCGTCAGCCCGAGGACCCGGTGGTGGCCGCCACAGGATTTTTCGGCCGACTGGCTGTAA
- a CDS encoding universal stress protein codes for MAGYDGSAGSSLAVRWAAQHAPLLDAELLVVHCSLWPLFTQDLGPVQGISDSGLRHHAQAVLDQGAAEALTVEPTLRIRTVLLDGLPTAQLRRLSNEAAMLVLGSRGTGGFLGLLVGSVSLELAATANCPVAVVRLDPAPEGPIVVGIDSTGSPVALHDACVLAEAMRTDVVIVHVLRLPFSGGRDAAAPRARREARALLGAAAASARTLSPGGSIHEELIEETSVPRALLNSSRGAGITVVGTKSQRLARGTIGSTAHAVLHHATGPVLISRERPIAKIQGMGPGA; via the coding sequence GTGGCGGGCTATGATGGCTCCGCTGGATCATCCCTGGCCGTCCGCTGGGCAGCACAACACGCCCCCCTTCTGGATGCAGAACTGTTGGTGGTTCACTGCTCCTTGTGGCCTTTGTTCACCCAGGATCTGGGGCCGGTCCAAGGAATCTCCGATAGCGGCCTCCGCCACCACGCCCAGGCAGTCCTGGATCAGGGCGCTGCTGAGGCATTGACTGTCGAACCCACCCTGCGGATCCGAACAGTGCTGCTCGACGGATTGCCGACAGCCCAGTTGCGTCGGCTGTCCAATGAGGCGGCGATGCTGGTTCTGGGGAGCCGGGGCACCGGTGGCTTCCTGGGACTTCTCGTAGGTTCTGTGAGCCTGGAACTGGCCGCGACGGCGAACTGCCCCGTTGCCGTCGTTAGGCTCGACCCTGCCCCTGAAGGGCCCATAGTCGTGGGCATCGACTCCACCGGTTCCCCGGTGGCCCTGCACGATGCTTGCGTCCTCGCCGAAGCCATGAGAACGGATGTGGTTATCGTTCACGTCCTGCGCCTACCCTTTAGCGGGGGACGGGATGCCGCCGCTCCCCGCGCCCGGCGCGAAGCCCGGGCTCTGCTCGGGGCAGCGGCGGCAAGCGCCCGGACTTTGTCTCCGGGCGGCAGCATCCATGAAGAACTCATTGAAGAAACTTCCGTTCCCCGCGCCCTGCTCAACAGCTCGCGGGGCGCGGGAATAACCGTCGTCGGAACCAAAAGCCAAAGACTGGCCCGCGGAACAATCGGTTCAACGGCGCACGCGGTCCTGCATCACGCAACTGGCCCCGTATTGATTTCCCGGGAACGCCCGATAGCCAAAATCCAAGGCATGGGCCCAGGGGCATAA
- a CDS encoding universal stress protein, protein MTDFERIIVGIDGSEYSPAPLRLAGRLASALGTRIEVITCLGFSDFYLPAHLPAGYIDSAAELEAIAKRLMEQAIERAFGDARPQHLSTTVRTGSPAKVLVEESKSAQLLVVGRRGRGGLLGQLMGSVSSACVAHAHCPVLVVGQDPEEHGE, encoded by the coding sequence ATGACTGACTTCGAACGGATCATTGTTGGGATCGACGGCTCCGAATACTCCCCGGCTCCGCTGCGCTTGGCAGGTCGTCTGGCTTCGGCGCTGGGCACACGGATAGAGGTCATCACCTGCCTGGGGTTCTCTGACTTCTATCTGCCGGCGCACCTGCCGGCAGGCTATATCGACAGCGCTGCAGAGCTCGAGGCAATCGCCAAGCGTCTGATGGAGCAGGCAATCGAGCGGGCCTTCGGGGACGCACGGCCGCAGCACCTGTCGACAACCGTCAGGACGGGTTCGCCTGCGAAGGTCCTGGTCGAGGAAAGTAAGAGTGCGCAGCTTCTGGTTGTGGGCCGGCGGGGCCGCGGCGGCCTGCTTGGACAGCTCATGGGCTCGGTAAGTTCCGCCTGCGTGGCGCACGCCCATTGCCCGGTGCTGGTTGTTGGCCAGGATCCCGAGGAACACGGTGAGTGA
- a CDS encoding zinc-dependent alcohol dehydrogenase family protein — translation MKAVVYGGPGRKSWTDVPDPTLQNPADAIVRVDTTTICGTDLHILKGDVPAVTEGRILGHEGVGTITEVGSSVTGLKPGDRVIISCIKSCGHCANCKTGLYSHCMGDEGASGIGWVFGHLIDGTQAEFVRVPYAENSLHLLPDNVSDEQAVMLSDILPTGFEIGVQYGRVKPGDTVAVVGAGPVGLAAIATAGLYGAAAIIAVDLDPNRLEKSREFGATDIVLSGSGDWKEQVLALTDGQGVDVAIEAVGIPATFEMCTGIVRPGGNVANVGVHGKSVELHLENLWIQNINISMGLVNANTTPMLLKLVAQKKLPAEKFATHHFKFDEFMDAYDTFARAAETNALKVVITA, via the coding sequence ATGAAGGCCGTAGTTTACGGAGGCCCCGGCAGGAAATCCTGGACGGACGTACCAGATCCCACACTTCAAAACCCCGCGGACGCCATCGTCAGGGTCGACACCACCACCATCTGCGGAACCGATCTGCATATCCTCAAGGGAGATGTGCCAGCCGTTACGGAAGGACGCATCCTCGGCCACGAAGGGGTAGGCACCATCACTGAGGTCGGATCATCTGTAACAGGCTTAAAGCCGGGTGATCGGGTGATCATCTCCTGCATCAAGTCCTGCGGCCATTGCGCCAACTGCAAGACAGGCCTGTATTCGCACTGCATGGGTGATGAAGGAGCTTCGGGAATCGGATGGGTTTTCGGTCACCTGATCGATGGGACGCAGGCCGAATTCGTGCGGGTCCCCTATGCGGAGAATTCCCTGCACCTCCTGCCGGACAACGTCAGTGATGAGCAGGCGGTCATGCTCTCTGACATTCTTCCGACCGGGTTCGAGATCGGGGTCCAATACGGGCGGGTCAAGCCCGGCGACACTGTAGCAGTGGTCGGGGCGGGTCCTGTCGGGCTGGCGGCAATCGCCACCGCCGGGCTGTACGGTGCAGCAGCCATCATCGCCGTCGACCTCGACCCGAACCGTCTGGAAAAGTCGCGGGAGTTCGGCGCCACGGACATTGTCCTGTCGGGCAGCGGCGACTGGAAAGAGCAGGTCCTGGCCCTGACGGACGGCCAGGGCGTGGACGTTGCCATCGAGGCTGTCGGCATTCCTGCCACCTTCGAGATGTGCACCGGGATTGTTCGTCCTGGCGGAAACGTCGCGAACGTCGGTGTCCACGGCAAGTCCGTTGAACTGCACCTTGAGAATCTCTGGATTCAGAACATCAACATCAGCATGGGTCTGGTAAACGCCAACACCACACCGATGCTGCTCAAGCTCGTTGCGCAGAAAAAGCTTCCGGCGGAAAAGTTCGCTACCCACCATTTCAAATTTGACGAGTTCATGGACGCCTACGATACTTTTGCCCGTGCTGCTGAAACGAATGCACTGAAGGTGGTCATTACGGCATGA
- a CDS encoding universal stress protein, with protein sequence MSESSGVSAIVVGVDGSEQSILALRWAGALAPLFQASIRAVTCWQFQIAVGTFTPLVWDPEKDAREICAAAVSKAFGDSTPVDIQMVISQGPPAKVLVEESRRARLVVVGSRGHGGFEGLLLGSVSAAVAEHAKCPVLIAHGSDLPPAFPDAVATALTVGGNHPSPARAGS encoded by the coding sequence GTGAGTGAGTCCAGCGGCGTTTCGGCGATTGTTGTCGGCGTCGACGGGAGTGAGCAATCAATCCTTGCCCTCCGCTGGGCAGGGGCGTTGGCACCGTTGTTTCAAGCGTCCATCCGGGCTGTAACCTGCTGGCAGTTCCAGATCGCCGTCGGCACGTTTACCCCGCTGGTCTGGGACCCCGAAAAGGATGCGCGCGAAATCTGTGCAGCGGCCGTCTCCAAGGCTTTCGGTGACTCCACTCCGGTTGACATCCAGATGGTGATCTCGCAGGGTCCGCCTGCGAAAGTGCTGGTTGAGGAAAGCAGGCGCGCCCGGCTTGTAGTTGTCGGCAGCCGTGGTCATGGGGGGTTTGAGGGCCTGCTGCTTGGTTCGGTCAGCGCCGCTGTCGCGGAGCACGCGAAGTGCCCTGTCCTTATCGCTCACGGTTCAGATCTCCCGCCGGCGTTTCCGGATGCAGTTGCTACGGCATTGACCGTCGGGGGCAACCATCCTAGTCCAGCCCGTGCAGGAAGCTAA
- a CDS encoding pyridoxamine 5'-phosphate oxidase family protein, with protein sequence MTLVFRTGPGTKLATALGQRVALETDGTDTNGGAWSVMVKGQATALDRTPELMDSMGQWLFPWEPGRKDHFIRIVPDSVSGRRFKIAAPLAWDGPLDDAIRSGLE encoded by the coding sequence ATGACCCTGGTTTTCCGAACCGGCCCGGGCACCAAGCTCGCCACTGCGTTGGGCCAGCGGGTCGCCCTGGAGACCGACGGCACAGACACCAACGGGGGCGCCTGGAGCGTCATGGTGAAGGGCCAGGCTACGGCGCTGGACCGCACTCCGGAGCTTATGGACTCAATGGGGCAATGGCTTTTCCCATGGGAGCCCGGCCGGAAGGACCACTTCATCCGTATCGTGCCGGACAGCGTCAGCGGGCGTCGATTCAAGATCGCCGCCCCGTTGGCCTGGGACGGGCCCCTGGATGATGCAATCCGGTCCGGGCTGGAGTGA